A single Streptococcus thermophilus DNA region contains:
- a CDS encoding class I SAM-dependent DNA methyltransferase, with amino-acid sequence MATYETFAAVYDAVMDDSLYDLWTDFSLRHLPKTMDKKKLLELACGTGIQSVRFSQAGFDVTGLDLSADMLKIAQKRASSAKQKIDFIEGNMLDLSQAGKYDFVTCYSDSICYMQDEVEVGDVFKEVYNALNEDGVFIFDVHSTYQTDEVFPGYSYHENAEDFAMLWDTYEDAAPHSVVHELTFFLQEEDGSFSRHDEVHEERTYEVLTYDILLEQAGFKSFKLYADFEDKEPTETSARWFFVAQK; translated from the coding sequence ATGGCTACTTATGAAACTTTTGCGGCGGTCTACGACGCTGTTATGGATGACAGTCTTTACGATTTGTGGACGGATTTTTCCCTCCGTCATTTGCCAAAGACTATGGACAAAAAGAAATTGCTTGAATTGGCTTGTGGAACAGGGATTCAATCTGTACGTTTTTCTCAAGCTGGTTTTGATGTCACTGGACTTGATTTGAGTGCTGATATGTTGAAAATTGCTCAGAAGCGTGCGTCTTCTGCCAAGCAGAAAATTGATTTTATTGAAGGCAATATGTTGGATTTATCGCAAGCTGGCAAGTATGATTTTGTGACCTGCTACTCAGATTCAATCTGCTATATGCAGGATGAAGTAGAGGTTGGAGACGTCTTCAAAGAGGTTTACAATGCACTCAATGAGGATGGCGTCTTTATATTTGATGTACACTCAACCTATCAAACTGATGAAGTTTTCCCTGGATATTCTTACCATGAAAATGCTGAGGATTTTGCTATGCTCTGGGATACTTATGAGGATGCGGCTCCGCATTCTGTAGTTCATGAATTGACCTTCTTTCTCCAAGAGGAAGATGGAAGCTTTAGCCGTCATGATGAGGTGCACGAGGAGCGTACCTATGAGGTCTTGACTTATGATATCTTGCTAGAGCAGGCTGGCTTCAAATCTTTCAAGCTTTACGCCGATTTCGAGGATAAGGAACCGACTGAAACTAGTGCACGTTGGTTCTTTGTCGCCCAAAAGTAA
- a CDS encoding nucleotidyltransferase, whose translation MTVTGIIAEFNPFHNGHKYLLDHAEGIKIVAMSGNFVQRGEPAIVDKWIRAQMALENGADLVVELPFFTAVQSADYFASGAVDILSRLGIDSLTFGTEEVLDYQTIADVYSEKSEEMEAFVESLPSDLSYPQKTQKMWEKFAGVDFTGNTPNHILGLAYAKACAGKGITLNPIQRQGAGYHSLDKEVSFASATSLRLHKEDSDFVDKFMPNSKLFQTSPQVSWDNYFQLLVYQILTNPDLTSVFQVNEEIASRLKAAIREVSSVEELVDKVATKRYTKARVRRILTYILVGAVDNSLPKSIHVLGFSQKGQSHLKSVKKFVDTVVRIGREPWDILTQQADNIYQLGNPELSEQNFGRIPIRVK comes from the coding sequence ATGACAGTTACAGGTATTATTGCTGAGTTCAATCCTTTTCATAACGGCCACAAGTATCTCTTGGATCATGCTGAAGGAATAAAAATTGTTGCCATGTCTGGGAACTTTGTTCAGCGAGGTGAGCCAGCTATTGTGGATAAGTGGATTAGAGCTCAGATGGCTTTGGAAAATGGAGCAGATCTCGTGGTTGAGTTGCCCTTCTTTACGGCAGTCCAGTCTGCCGATTATTTTGCATCTGGGGCTGTCGATATCTTGTCTCGACTGGGAATTGATAGTCTTACTTTTGGCACGGAAGAAGTCCTAGACTATCAGACTATAGCAGATGTCTATTCTGAAAAGTCAGAGGAAATGGAAGCCTTTGTGGAAAGTTTACCGAGTGACTTGTCTTATCCACAAAAGACGCAAAAAATGTGGGAAAAGTTTGCTGGTGTGGATTTTACTGGCAATACACCCAACCATATCCTAGGATTAGCCTATGCCAAAGCTTGTGCGGGTAAGGGCATTACGTTGAATCCTATCCAGAGACAAGGGGCTGGCTATCATTCCTTAGACAAGGAAGTATCTTTCGCCTCGGCGACCAGTCTACGTCTCCACAAAGAAGATAGTGATTTTGTGGATAAGTTCATGCCCAATAGCAAACTTTTTCAAACTTCTCCACAGGTCTCTTGGGATAATTATTTCCAATTGCTGGTTTATCAGATTCTTACAAACCCTGATTTGACCAGTGTTTTCCAGGTGAATGAAGAGATTGCCAGTCGTTTAAAAGCTGCTATTCGTGAGGTTTCTTCTGTTGAAGAACTGGTGGATAAGGTAGCAACCAAACGCTATACAAAAGCACGGGTACGTCGTATTTTGACCTATATCCTAGTCGGAGCTGTGGATAATTCTTTGCCTAAATCTATTCATGTGCTTGGATTTTCTCAAAAAGGGCAGTCTCATCTCAAATCTGTGAAGAAGTTTGTGGATACAGTGGTTCGGATTGGACGAGAACCTTGGGATATACTTACACAACAAGCGGATAATATTTATCAATTAGGCAACCCCGAACTTTCTGAACAAAACTTCGGACGCATACCGATTAGAGTAAAATAG